AGTATACCGATCAGGAACGTGTAGATTTGGCCTTGAAAATCGAAGCCATCTATGATCGTTTGGGAATTGTGATTGACCTTAATGATGTATCAATAAATAAAGATTATCAGTATTCACCAAATAAGAAATCACCTCCTCAGAATCGCTATATCGTATCTGAAAAATACCCTCAGATTTTCTTAGAAAAGTATGGGGTAGATTGGCTGTATTCGGAGGCAACCTGCAAGTATATTCCTAAGCTATACGAGAAGCTTTATCCGTTTAAAACACATAAACTCCTTGAGTTAAGTCGTAAAATAGATAGTGATGCAGCTAAGAAAACCTATTTCGGGATTCATATTTGGCAATACTTCGGGATAGCACTTTTTATATTGTTGGTGACGGTCATGTACCGAAGTTTGAGGTATCTTTTTAGAAGAGCAATCGTCAGTATACTTAACTATTTTCATTTCAATGAAAACATCATAGAGCCCAATAAGCGAATTTCTTCGCCTTTGGCTTATCTCTGTGTAGTGTTTATTGGTTGGCTTGTGTACCCAGTACTCCAAATGCCAGCTTGGCTTACAAATTATCTTTTATATCCTGTAAATATTTTCACCTTCACCCTGCTGATCATGGCTATGCTTAGGGTGGTGCGATTATTTTCATATTATGTAAACAGGTCACTTCAGAAGCATCCGACTCCTATGGATCAGATTCCAAACAGGATGCCATTGGCCAAGATCATAGAGAAATTACTTCAGTTTCTAGTAATCGCTATCGGTATCACTTGGATGCTAAATGCCATAGGAATAGATACGACAGGTTTTGTAGCAGCCTTGTCTATTTCTTCTGTGGCAGTTGCTTTTGCCTCTCAAGATGCGCTTAAAAACTTAATCGGTTCTGTGATGATTTTTATTGATCGTCCGTTCCAACTCAATGATTGGATTGTTGGACCAGACGTAGAAGGAGTTGTAGAAGATATTGGTTTCAGAACAACACGAATCAGAACATTTAACCATTCTCTTGTAAGTGTTCCCAATGGTAAGCTTTCAGATTATACAATTGATAATCTAGGAGAACGAAAGTACCGACGCTTTAAAACCTATATTCAGATCACTTATGATACTCCACCAGATCTGATTGATGCTTTTGTAGTTGGTTTGAGAGATATTATCGAGTCGCATCCGAGTACAAGAAAAGATTATTATCATATCTATTTGAATGGATTTGGAGCGCATTCTTTAGACATATTATTCAATATCTATTTCATAGTTCCCGATTGGGATATGGAACTGAAGGCAAGACATGACATTATGCTGAAGGTAATTCAGTTAGCAGGAGATTTGGGCGTAAGGTTTGCATTCCCTACACAAACAATGCACATCGAAGCCTTCCCAGAAAAGCAAGGATTAACTCCAGATTATCCATATACACGAGCAGAGTTTATGGAGCAAATGCGTAAATCTAGAAATATAGAGTAGGAGCAGAAATAGCGTTTATTTATTGGACAGTGATGTATTTAGCAGGATGAAAGATAGCTTCATCACCTAAGATATGTAATTCTCCTGTTCGGTAGTAAGCTTCAAGATGTCTTACGTTTATACCTTTCGGAAGCTTGAATTCGCGAGTAGAACTTTGTAAAATATAATGTTCTACATAGGTATAGCCATTAAATACATCTTGTCGGATTCGCTCTTTCGCACATACATATAGTATTTTCCCTTTTACCCAAATGGAAATATGATTTTTGTGAGTGAGCATCGGGATGATGATATGCATATCATAAACTTTTTGAAAATGCTTTTTTTCTGAAGGTGTGAGTCGACCTGATTCTCGGATGATTTCATCGCCAATAAGGTCAATCTCCATAATGGTATTCTTCGCAAATTCTATAAAATGTGCTTTTAGTCGTTCAAAACTAATATTTGAAATATGGTTTAACCGAGCGCGAAGTGACATTACAGCCTTTTTTGAGTTGTAAATGATCTATTGAATTCTAAGAATATAACATAGTAATTCTGCTTTTTGTACCAACTGTAAAGGGATGATATTGAAAGGGGAACATTATTCTCTAGTACT
The sequence above is drawn from the Sediminitomix flava genome and encodes:
- a CDS encoding Hsp20/alpha crystallin family protein: MSLRARLNHISNISFERLKAHFIEFAKNTIMEIDLIGDEIIRESGRLTPSEKKHFQKVYDMHIIIPMLTHKNHISIWVKGKILYVCAKERIRQDVFNGYTYVEHYILQSSTREFKLPKGINVRHLEAYYRTGELHILGDEAIFHPAKYITVQ
- a CDS encoding mechanosensitive ion channel family protein — protein: MKKRIGYIFLLWGLTFLAQAQFQITPGTSQNTQTEEEDEEKVDLDIFAPDDHRKYQFVKKNGKEFSLSTPYHTIRTHLSFLSSENYEPEISAMTIFMGQYTDQERVDLALKIEAIYDRLGIVIDLNDVSINKDYQYSPNKKSPPQNRYIVSEKYPQIFLEKYGVDWLYSEATCKYIPKLYEKLYPFKTHKLLELSRKIDSDAAKKTYFGIHIWQYFGIALFILLVTVMYRSLRYLFRRAIVSILNYFHFNENIIEPNKRISSPLAYLCVVFIGWLVYPVLQMPAWLTNYLLYPVNIFTFTLLIMAMLRVVRLFSYYVNRSLQKHPTPMDQIPNRMPLAKIIEKLLQFLVIAIGITWMLNAIGIDTTGFVAALSISSVAVAFASQDALKNLIGSVMIFIDRPFQLNDWIVGPDVEGVVEDIGFRTTRIRTFNHSLVSVPNGKLSDYTIDNLGERKYRRFKTYIQITYDTPPDLIDAFVVGLRDIIESHPSTRKDYYHIYLNGFGAHSLDILFNIYFIVPDWDMELKARHDIMLKVIQLAGDLGVRFAFPTQTMHIEAFPEKQGLTPDYPYTRAEFMEQMRKSRNIE